The DNA region GAGGGATCCCCCGATGGCCGCGACCATCCGGATCTCGGCCGGCGTCTCGTAGTGCGGCCCGGGGAACTGGACGTACACGCCCTCGGGCAGCGACGGCTCGACCTCGCGGCACAGGGCACGCAGCCGTGCCGAGTACAGGTCGGTGAGATCGACGAAGCGCGCTCCCCGCAGCGGCGATCGCCCGGTGAGGTTGACGTGGTCGCTGATCAGGACGGGCGTCCCCGGTGTCCAGGCGGGGTCGAGGCCGCCGCATCCGTTGGTGAGGACGACGACCCGGGCACCGGCCGCCACCGCGGTACGCACGCCGTGCACGACGGCGTCGACGCCCCGGCCCTCATAGAGGTGGGTGCGGCCGAGGAACACCAGCGCCCGGGTGCCGGATGCGGACACGAGCGAGCGCACGATGCCCGCGTGCCCCTCGACCGCCGGGGCGGCGAACCCGGGCAGGTCGGTGACCCGCAGCTCCGCCGCGGTCGTCCCGATCCGGTCGGCGGCCGGCACCCACCCCGAGCCGAGGACCAGGGCGACGTCGTGGCTGCGGACGCCGGTGAGCTCCACGAGCCGATGCGCGGCGTCGCGCGCGAGCGCGTACGGGTCGTCCGTCACGACCGCAACGTACCGCCGCGGCTCCCGTCCTGTGGCGGCCTCTCCGTCACTCCGATGCCCGTGAGTGACGTGGCAGCCGCCACAAGTGGGCGGGGGCCGGCCGGGGGTCAGCCGATGGACCGGCAGGGCCGCCCGCGCAGCTCGGCGACGTAGTCCGCGG from Actinomycetes bacterium includes:
- a CDS encoding purine-nucleoside phosphorylase; amino-acid sequence: MTDDPYALARDAAHRLVELTGVRSHDVALVLGSGWVPAADRIGTTAAELRVTDLPGFAAPAVEGHAGIVRSLVSASGTRALVFLGRTHLYEGRGVDAVVHGVRTAVAAGARVVVLTNGCGGLDPAWTPGTPVLISDHVNLTGRSPLRGARFVDLTDLYSARLRALCREVEPSLPEGVYVQFPGPHYETPAEIRMVAAIGGSLVGMSTALEAIAAREAGAEVLGISLVTNAAAGVTGAALDHEEVLAAGRAAAQRMGDLLAGVVARL